The following are encoded in a window of Streptomyces griseiscabiei genomic DNA:
- a CDS encoding ATP-binding protein, with protein sequence MTSAMRETGALPAVFTSFVGRQRETAEVRRLLGSARLVTLTGAGGVGKTRLALEVATASARTFPGGVWLVDLAPVRDPALVAEAAAVALGVVDQGTRPVLELLAARVSGRRLLMVLDNCEHLVEACAQLAQQLLTVAAEVRILATSRETLQLTGEHVVAVAPLPRDEAAELLAQRAAAVRPGFRLTEANRAAVHRLCADLDGLPLAIELAASRLRTLAVEPAIERLADRFALLTAGSRAARPHQRTLRAAIDWSWELCGPAERLLWSRLSVFAGSFTLEAAEGVCAGEGPVVGTGGRAGEGSAAGAGGRTGAGLAAGEVLDVLDRLVAQSLVEHAGTEQRPRYRLLETIRQYGWERLADGTERQRMRRRHRDHYLAVAERCHQDWFGPRQAEVLTRLRADHSNLIAALEYPTTATDEAAHPAPDEDRQAALSLASAQAVAAHTALGDRSGVVAWRCALGAAQTLDGDPRAADTCAQALGDTEEHGERWARAHLLMVLGRRAWELGEQTEAKERTLSALATLRGFSDNIGVANMAEQLAWITASAGDHRRAARLLGAARALREDIGLTVAAGGPHHEKYHARCTAQVQEALGPAGCEQALAAGAAIDGADRIIAYALGAGTGTGPGPGSTGVGTGTVTGAGTGVGIGTEPAVSQAGASGLTPREEEVAALVARGMTNRRIAAELVLSPRTVDNHVNRILTKLGFSSRARIAAWWAAK encoded by the coding sequence GTGACCAGTGCCATGCGCGAGACGGGTGCCCTGCCCGCCGTCTTCACCAGTTTCGTGGGGCGGCAGCGGGAGACGGCCGAGGTACGCCGGCTGCTCGGCAGCGCGCGGCTGGTGACCCTGACCGGCGCGGGCGGGGTGGGCAAGACGCGGCTGGCGCTGGAGGTGGCCACGGCGTCGGCCCGGACGTTCCCGGGCGGGGTGTGGCTGGTGGACCTGGCCCCGGTGCGTGATCCCGCGCTGGTGGCGGAGGCGGCGGCGGTGGCGCTCGGGGTGGTGGACCAGGGCACCCGGCCGGTGCTGGAACTGCTGGCGGCGCGCGTGTCGGGGCGGCGGCTGCTGATGGTCCTGGACAACTGCGAGCACCTGGTGGAGGCGTGCGCGCAGCTGGCCCAGCAGTTGCTGACGGTCGCCGCCGAGGTGCGGATCCTGGCCACGAGCCGGGAGACGCTGCAGCTGACGGGGGAGCATGTCGTCGCCGTCGCGCCGCTGCCCCGGGACGAGGCGGCCGAGCTGCTGGCGCAGCGGGCGGCGGCCGTACGGCCGGGTTTCCGGCTGACGGAGGCGAACCGGGCGGCGGTCCACCGGTTGTGCGCGGACCTGGACGGATTGCCGCTGGCGATCGAGCTGGCCGCCTCCCGGCTGCGCACCCTGGCCGTGGAGCCGGCCATCGAGCGGTTGGCGGACCGCTTCGCGCTGCTGACGGCCGGCAGCCGCGCCGCCCGACCGCACCAGCGCACCCTGCGCGCGGCGATCGACTGGAGCTGGGAGCTGTGCGGCCCCGCCGAACGGCTGCTGTGGAGCCGGCTGTCGGTCTTCGCCGGCAGCTTCACCCTGGAGGCGGCCGAGGGCGTCTGCGCGGGCGAGGGGCCTGTGGTGGGTACGGGCGGCCGTGCCGGCGAAGGGTCCGCGGCGGGCGCGGGCGGCCGTACGGGCGCCGGTCTCGCGGCGGGGGAGGTGCTGGACGTGCTGGACCGACTGGTCGCCCAGTCCCTGGTCGAGCACGCGGGCACCGAGCAGCGGCCCCGCTACCGGCTGCTGGAGACCATCCGCCAGTACGGCTGGGAGCGGCTGGCGGACGGGACGGAGAGGCAGCGGATGCGGCGACGGCACCGCGACCACTACCTCGCCGTGGCCGAGCGCTGCCACCAGGACTGGTTCGGCCCCCGCCAGGCGGAGGTCCTGACCCGGCTGCGGGCCGACCACAGCAATCTGATCGCGGCGCTGGAGTACCCGACGACGGCGACCGACGAGGCGGCCCACCCCGCCCCGGACGAGGACCGGCAGGCCGCGCTGTCCCTGGCCTCCGCGCAGGCCGTGGCCGCGCACACCGCGCTCGGCGACCGCTCCGGAGTGGTCGCCTGGCGGTGCGCGCTCGGCGCCGCCCAGACCCTGGACGGAGACCCGCGCGCGGCCGACACCTGCGCACAGGCGCTCGGCGACACCGAGGAGCACGGGGAGCGGTGGGCCCGCGCGCATCTGCTGATGGTGCTGGGCAGGCGGGCATGGGAGCTGGGGGAGCAGACCGAGGCCAAGGAGCGGACCCTGTCCGCCCTCGCCACCCTGCGGGGTTTCAGCGACAACATCGGTGTCGCGAACATGGCCGAGCAGCTGGCCTGGATCACCGCGTCGGCGGGTGACCACCGGCGGGCCGCCCGGCTGCTGGGCGCGGCACGGGCCCTGCGCGAGGACATCGGCCTCACCGTCGCCGCGGGCGGCCCCCACCACGAGAAGTACCACGCCCGGTGCACGGCCCAGGTCCAGGAGGCCCTGGGCCCCGCCGGCTGCGAACAGGCGCTGGCGGCCGGCGCCGCGATCGACGGCGCCGACCGGATCATCGCCTACGCCCTCGGCGCGGGGACGGGGACGGGTCCGGGTCCGGGTAGTACGGGGGTGGGCACGGGGACGGTCACGGGCGCCGGCACGGGCGTCGGCATCGGCACCGAACCGGCCGTTTCGCAGGCCGGGGCCAGCGGGCTGACCCCCCGGGAGGAAGAGGTCGCCGCGCTGGTCGCCCGGGGCATGACCAACCGCAGGATCGCCGCCGAGCTGGTGCTGTCCCCCCGCACCGTCGACAACCACGTCAACCGCATCCTGACCAAGCTCGGCTTCTCCTCCCGGGCCCGGATCGCCGCCTGGTGGGCCGCGAAGTAG
- a CDS encoding tautomerase family protein yields the protein MPLARIDMIRGRDPESVRAVADAVQQALIEVLHIPERDRFQIITQHDPDEIVALDAGLGFQRTPGTVIVHIFTQRGRSTGDKQHLYRKLAERLAAAGVDGKDLFISYFENGPEDWSFADGRAQYIEGDLPVPGH from the coding sequence ATGCCCCTGGCACGCATCGACATGATCCGCGGCCGTGATCCCGAGTCCGTCCGCGCCGTCGCCGACGCGGTGCAGCAGGCCCTCATCGAGGTGCTGCACATCCCCGAGCGCGACCGGTTCCAGATCATCACCCAGCACGACCCCGACGAGATCGTCGCCCTGGACGCGGGACTCGGCTTCCAGCGCACACCGGGCACGGTCATCGTCCACATCTTCACCCAGCGCGGCCGTTCCACCGGGGACAAGCAGCACCTGTACAGGAAGCTCGCCGAACGGCTCGCCGCCGCCGGAGTGGACGGCAAGGACCTGTTCATCAGCTACTTCGAGAACGGCCCCGAGGACTGGTCGTTCGCCGACGGCCGCGCCCAGTACATCGAGGGCGACCTCCCCGTACCGGGCCACTGA